A genome region from Nycticebus coucang isolate mNycCou1 chromosome 4, mNycCou1.pri, whole genome shotgun sequence includes the following:
- the PITPNM2 gene encoding membrane-associated phosphatidylinositol transfer protein 2 isoform X4 produces MIIKEYRIPLPMTVEEYRIAQLYMIQKKSRNETYGEGSGVEILENRPYTDGPGGSGQYTHKVYHVGMHIPSWFRSILPKAALRVVEESWNAYPYTRTRFTCPFVEKFSIDIETFYKSDAGENPDVFNLSPVEKSQLTIDFIDIVKDAVPPNEYKTEEDPKLFQSAKTQRGPLSDNWIEEYKKQVLPIMCAYKLCKVEFRYWGMQSKIERFIHDTGLRRVMVRAHRQAWCWQDEWYGLSMENIRELEKEAQLMLSRKMAQFNEEDNGAAELAKDEENTQDQTSREPPEPSSSSNGEPLVGRGLKKQWSTSSKSSRSSKRGASPSRHSISEWRMQSIARDSDESSDDEFFDAHEDLSDQEEMFPKDITKWSSNDFMDKIESPEPEDAQGSLYHQSAPEFRVASSVEQLNIIEDEVSQPLAPPPSKIHVLLLVLHGGTILDTGTGDTSSKQGDANTIASVFDTVMRVHYPSALGHLTIRLVPCPPVCSDAFALVSNLSPYSHDEGCLSNSQDHIPLAALPLLATSSPQYQEVVATVIQRANLAYGDFIKSQEGVTFNGQVCLIGDCVGGILAFDALCYSSQPVSESQSSSRRGSVVSVQDTDLLSPGTLVSTAHCSGSGSGGSNLENSRHLSRSNIDIPLGIGTEDPKRQLPRKRSDSSTYELDTIQQHQAFLSSLHASVLRTEPHAYRSGSSTMLDGTGAPGRFDFEITDLFLFGCPLGLVLALRKTVIPALDVFQLRPACQQVYNLFHPADPSASRLEPLLERRFHALPPFSIPRYQRYPLGDGCSTLLVETVQRNPELVLEGGPLGPLLHGDSFLETSIPVPAPTWQDGPRPSPGCAESDTLQTHNTVFQEHAAPSSPGTAPTSRGFRRASEISIASQVSGMAESYTASSIAQIAAKWWGQKRIDYALYCPDALTAFPTVALPHLFHASYWESTDVVSFLLRQVMRHDNSSILELDGREVSVFTPSKPREKWQRKRTHVKLRNVTANHRINDAIANEDGPQVLTGRFMYGPLDMVTLTGEKVDVHIMMQPPSGEWLYLDTLVTNSSGRVSYTIPETHRLGVGVYPIKMVVRGDHTFADSYITVLPKGTEFVVFSIDGSFAASVSIMGSDPKVRAGAVDVVRHWQDLGYLIIYVTGRPDMQKQRVVAWLAQHNFPHGVVSFCDGLVHDPLRHKANFLKLLISELHLRVHAAYGSTKDVAVYSSISLSPMQIYIVGRPTKKLQQQCQFITDGYAAHLAQLKYNHRARPARNTTTRMALRKGSFGLPGQGDFLRSRNHLLRTISAQPSGPSHRHERTQSQADGEQRGQRSMSMAAGCWGRAMTGRLESGTVTGPK; encoded by the exons AGCGATGCTGGAGAAAACCCTGACGTGTTCAACCTCTCTCCCGTGGAAAAGAGCCAGCTGACAATTG ACTTCATTGACATCGTCAAAGATGCTGTGCCCCCTAATGAGTATAAGACAGAGGAAGATCCCAAGCTGTTCCAGTCGGCCAAGACCCAGCGAGGGCCCCTGTCTGACAACTGGATCGAGGAATACAAGAAGCAGGTCTTGCCCATCATGTGTGCCTACAAGCTCTGCAAGGTGGAGTTCCGCTATTGGGGCATGCAGTCTAAGATCGAGCGGTTCATCCATGATACTG GCCTGCGGAGGGTGATGGTGCGGGCCCACCGGCAGGCCTGGTGCTGGCAGGACGAGTGGTATGGGCTGAGCATGGAGAATATCCGGGAACTAGAGAAGGAGGCACAGCTCATGCTGTCCCGCAAGATGGCCCAGTTCAATGAGGAGGACAACGGGGCTGCTGAGCTTGCTAAGGATGAGGAGAACACCCAGGACCAGACCTCCAGGGAGCCTCCCgagcccagcagcagcagcaatgggGAGCCCCTGGTGGGGCGGGGCCTGAAGAAACAGTGGTCCACATCCTCTAAATCCTCACGGTCATCCAAGCGAGGAG CCAGCCCTTCCCGCCACAGCATCTCGGAGTGGAGGATGCAGAGCATCGCCAGGGACTCAGATGAGAGCTCAGATGACGAGTTCTTTGATGCGCACG AAGACCTGTCTGACCAGGAGGAAATGTTCCCCAAAGACATCACCAAGTGGAGCTCCAATGACTTCATGGACAAAATTGAGAGCCCAGAGCCAGAGGACGCACAGG GTAGTTTGTACCACCAGAGCGCCCCTGAGTTCAGGGTGGCCTCCAGTGTGGAGCAGCTGAACATCATTGAG GACGAGGTCAGCCAGCCACTAGCCCCACCACCCTCCAAGATCCACGTGCTGTTGCTGGTGCTGCATGGAGGGACCATACTGGACACAGGCACTGGGGACACCAGCTCCAAGCAGGGTGATGCCAACACCATCGCCAGTGTGTTCGACACAGTCATGCGCGTGCACTACCCAAGTGCCCTGGGCCACCTCACCATCCGCCTGGTACCCTGCCCACCTGTCTGCTCTGATGCTTTCGCCCTGGTCTCCAA ccTCAGCCCTTATAGCCACGATGAAGGTTGTTTGTCCAACAGTCAGGACCACATCCCCCTGGCTGCCCTGCCCTTGCTGGCCACCTCCTCGCCTCAGTACCAGGAGGTGGTTGCCACAGTGATTCAACGGGCCAACCTTGCCTATGGGGACTTCATCAAGTCCCAAGAGGGTGTAACCTTCAATGGGCAG GTCTGCCTGATTGGGGACTGTGTCGGGGGCATCCTGGCGTTCGATGCCTTGTGCTACAGCAGCCAGCCTGTGTCTGAGAGTCAGAGCAGCAGCCGCCGGGGCAGCGTGGTCAGTGTGCAG GACACTGACCTGCTGTCCCCGGGCACCCTGGTGAGCACAGCACACTGCTctggcagtggcagtggtggcTCCAACCTGGAGAACAGTCGGCACCTGAGCCGCAGCAACATCGACATCCCCCTCGGCATTGGCACCGAGGACCCCAAAAGGCAGCTGCCCCGAAAGAGGAGTGACTCATCCACCTATGAGCTGGACACCATTCAGCAGCACCAGGCCTTCCTGTCCAG CCTCCATGCCAGTGTGCTGAGGACCGAGCCCCACGCGTATCGCTCGGGCAGCTCCACCATGCTGGATGGCACAGGGGCGCCAGGCAGGTTTGACTTTGAGATCACCGACCTCTTCCTCTTCGGGTGCCCTCTGGGGCTGGTCCTGGCCTTGAGGAAGACCGTCATCCCAGCCCTAGATG TTTTCCAGCTGCGGCCGGCCTGCCAGCAGGTCTACAACCTTTTCCACCCCGCTGACCCTTCTGCCTCCCGCCTGGAACCACTTCTGGAGCGGCGCTTCCATGCTCTGCCGCCCTTCAGCATCCCCCGCTACCAGCGCTACCCGCTGGGGGATGGCTGCTCCACGCTGCTAG TCGAGACCGTGCAGAGAAACCCCGAGCTGGTGCTGGAGGGCGGCCCCCTGGGCCCTCTCCTGCATGGGGACAGCTTCCTGGAAACCAGTATCCCTGTTCCCGCGCCTACCTGGCAAGACGGGCCCCGCCCGAGCCCGGGCTGTGCTGAGT CAGACACGCTCCAGACCCACAACACGGTCTTCCAAGAGCATGCAGCCCCCTCCTCGCCTGGAACGGCTCCTACCAGCCGTGGCTTCCGCAGAGCCAGTGAGATCAGCATTGCCAGCCAGGTGTCAGGCATGGCGGAGAGCTACACGGCGTCCAGCATCGCTCAGA TTGCTGCAAAGTGGTGGGGCCAGAAGCGGATTGACTATGCCCTGTACTGTCCTGACGCGCTCACGGCTTTCCCTACGGTGGCCCTGCCTCACCTCTTCCACGCCAGCTACTGGGAGTCAACGGACGTGGTCTCCTTTCTACTGAGACAG GTCATGAGGCACGACAACTCTAGCATCTTGGAGCTGGATGGCAGGGAAGTATCAGTGTTCACCCCCTCAAAGCCACGGGAGAAATGGCAACGCAAGAGGACCCATGTGAAGCTGCGG aatGTCACCGCCAACCACCGGATCAATGATGCTATCGCCAATGAGGACGGCCCACAGGTTCTGACCGGACGGTTTATGTATGGGCCCCTGGACATGGTCACCCTGACTGGGGAGAAG GTGGACGTACATATCATGATGCAGCCGCCCTCAGGCGAGTGGCTCTACTTGGACACACTGGTGACCAACAGCAGTGGGCGTGTCTCCTACACCATCCCTGAGACACACCGCCTGGGTGTGGGTGTCTACCCCATCAAGATGGTGGTCAG GGGAGACCACACATTTGCTGACAGCTACATCACGGTGCTGCCCAAGGGCACAGAGTTTGTGGTCTTCAGCATTGATGGTTCCTTTGCCGCCAGCGTGTCCATCATGGGCAGTGACCCCAAGGTGCGGGCCGGGGCTGTGGACGTGGTGCG GCACTGGCAGGACCTGGGCTACCTCATCATCTATGTGACGGGCCGGCCTGACATGCAGAAGCAGCGAGTGGTGGCATGGCTGGCCCAGCACAACTTCCCCCACGGTGTGGTGTCCTTCTGTGACGGCCTAGTGCATGACCCGCTACGGCACAAGGCTAACTTCCTGAAGTTGCTTATCTCTGAG TTGCACCTGCGTGTGCATGCGGCCTACGGTTCCACCAAGGACGTGGCGGTCTACAGCTCCATCAGCCTGTCCCCCATGCAGATCTACATCGTGGGCCGGCCCACCAAGAAGCTGCAGCAGCAGTGCCAG TTCATCACGGACGGTTATGCAGCCCACCTGGCCCAGCTGAAGTACAATCACCGAGCACGGCCAGCCCGCAACACAACCACCCGCATGGCACTGCGCAAGGGCAGCTTTGGACTGCCTGGTCAGGGGGACTTCCTGCGCTCCCGGAACCACCTGCTCCGCACCATCTCAGCCCAGCCCAGCGGGCCCAGCCACCGGCATGAGCGGACACAGAGCCAGGCAGACGGCGAGCAGCGGGGCCAACGCAGCATGAGCATGGCAGCTGGCTGCTGGGGCCGTGCCATGACCGGCCGCCTGGAGTCAGGGACAGTCACGGGCCCCAAGTAG
- the PITPNM2 gene encoding membrane-associated phosphatidylinositol transfer protein 2 isoform X2, whose protein sequence is MIIKEYRIPLPMTVEEYRIAQLYMIQKKSRNETYGEGSGVEILENRPYTDGPGGSGQYTHKVYHVGMHIPSWFRSILPKAALRVVEESWNAYPYTRTRFTCPFVEKFSIDIETFYKSDAGENPDVFNLSPVEKSQLTIDFIDIVKDAVPPNEYKTEEDPKLFQSAKTQRGPLSDNWIEEYKKQVLPIMCAYKLCKVEFRYWGMQSKIERFIHDTGLRRVMVRAHRQAWCWQDEWYGLSMENIRELEKEAQLMLSRKMAQFNEEDNGAAELAKDEENTQDQTSREPPEPSSSSNGEPLVGRGLKKQWSTSSKSSRSSKRGASPSRHSISEWRMQSIARDSDESSDDEFFDAHEDLSDQEEMFPKDITKWSSNDFMDKIESPEPEDAQGSLYHQSAPEFRVASSVEQLNIIEDEVSQPLAPPPSKIHVLLLVLHGGTILDTGTGDTSSKQGDANTIASVFDTVMRVHYPSALGHLTIRLVPCPPVCSDAFALVSNLSPYSHDEGCLSNSQDHIPLAALPLLATSSPQYQEVVATVIQRANLAYGDFIKSQEGVTFNGQVCLIGDCVGGILAFDALCYSSQPVSESQSSSRRGSVDTDLLSPGTLVSTAHCSGSGSGGSNLENSRHLSRSNIDIPLGIGTEDPKRQLPRKRSDSSTYELDTIQQHQAFLSSLHASVLRTEPHAYRSGSSTMLDGTGAPGRFDFEITDLFLFGCPLGLVLALRKTVIPALDVFQLRPACQQVYNLFHPADPSASRLEPLLERRFHALPPFSIPRYQRYPLGDGCSTLLVETVQRNPELVLEGGPLGPLLHGDSFLETSIPVPAPTWQDGPRPSPGCAESDTLQTHNTVFQEHAAPSSPGTAPTSRGFRRASEISIASQVSGMAESYTASSIAQKVPVSLSHTPSVRRLSLLALPHPCPATPSPHPPARKARPGLERAPCPPGLDIGQVAAKWWGQKRIDYALYCPDALTAFPTVALPHLFHASYWESTDVVSFLLRQVMRHDNSSILELDGREVSVFTPSKPREKWQRKRTHVKLRNVTANHRINDAIANEDGPQVLTGRFMYGPLDMVTLTGEKVDVHIMMQPPSGEWLYLDTLVTNSSGRVSYTIPETHRLGVGVYPIKMVVRGDHTFADSYITVLPKGTEFVVFSIDGSFAASVSIMGSDPKVRAGAVDVVRHWQDLGYLIIYVTGRPDMQKQRVVAWLAQHNFPHGVVSFCDGLVHDPLRHKANFLKLLISELHLRVHAAYGSTKDVAVYSSISLSPMQIYIVGRPTKKLQQQCQFITDGYAAHLAQLKYNHRARPARNTTTRMALRKGSFGLPGQGDFLRSRNHLLRTISAQPSGPSHRHERTQSQADGEQRGQRSMSMAAGCWGRAMTGRLESGTVTGPK, encoded by the exons AGCGATGCTGGAGAAAACCCTGACGTGTTCAACCTCTCTCCCGTGGAAAAGAGCCAGCTGACAATTG ACTTCATTGACATCGTCAAAGATGCTGTGCCCCCTAATGAGTATAAGACAGAGGAAGATCCCAAGCTGTTCCAGTCGGCCAAGACCCAGCGAGGGCCCCTGTCTGACAACTGGATCGAGGAATACAAGAAGCAGGTCTTGCCCATCATGTGTGCCTACAAGCTCTGCAAGGTGGAGTTCCGCTATTGGGGCATGCAGTCTAAGATCGAGCGGTTCATCCATGATACTG GCCTGCGGAGGGTGATGGTGCGGGCCCACCGGCAGGCCTGGTGCTGGCAGGACGAGTGGTATGGGCTGAGCATGGAGAATATCCGGGAACTAGAGAAGGAGGCACAGCTCATGCTGTCCCGCAAGATGGCCCAGTTCAATGAGGAGGACAACGGGGCTGCTGAGCTTGCTAAGGATGAGGAGAACACCCAGGACCAGACCTCCAGGGAGCCTCCCgagcccagcagcagcagcaatgggGAGCCCCTGGTGGGGCGGGGCCTGAAGAAACAGTGGTCCACATCCTCTAAATCCTCACGGTCATCCAAGCGAGGAG CCAGCCCTTCCCGCCACAGCATCTCGGAGTGGAGGATGCAGAGCATCGCCAGGGACTCAGATGAGAGCTCAGATGACGAGTTCTTTGATGCGCACG AAGACCTGTCTGACCAGGAGGAAATGTTCCCCAAAGACATCACCAAGTGGAGCTCCAATGACTTCATGGACAAAATTGAGAGCCCAGAGCCAGAGGACGCACAGG GTAGTTTGTACCACCAGAGCGCCCCTGAGTTCAGGGTGGCCTCCAGTGTGGAGCAGCTGAACATCATTGAG GACGAGGTCAGCCAGCCACTAGCCCCACCACCCTCCAAGATCCACGTGCTGTTGCTGGTGCTGCATGGAGGGACCATACTGGACACAGGCACTGGGGACACCAGCTCCAAGCAGGGTGATGCCAACACCATCGCCAGTGTGTTCGACACAGTCATGCGCGTGCACTACCCAAGTGCCCTGGGCCACCTCACCATCCGCCTGGTACCCTGCCCACCTGTCTGCTCTGATGCTTTCGCCCTGGTCTCCAA ccTCAGCCCTTATAGCCACGATGAAGGTTGTTTGTCCAACAGTCAGGACCACATCCCCCTGGCTGCCCTGCCCTTGCTGGCCACCTCCTCGCCTCAGTACCAGGAGGTGGTTGCCACAGTGATTCAACGGGCCAACCTTGCCTATGGGGACTTCATCAAGTCCCAAGAGGGTGTAACCTTCAATGGGCAG GTCTGCCTGATTGGGGACTGTGTCGGGGGCATCCTGGCGTTCGATGCCTTGTGCTACAGCAGCCAGCCTGTGTCTGAGAGTCAGAGCAGCAGCCGCCGGGGCAGCGTG GACACTGACCTGCTGTCCCCGGGCACCCTGGTGAGCACAGCACACTGCTctggcagtggcagtggtggcTCCAACCTGGAGAACAGTCGGCACCTGAGCCGCAGCAACATCGACATCCCCCTCGGCATTGGCACCGAGGACCCCAAAAGGCAGCTGCCCCGAAAGAGGAGTGACTCATCCACCTATGAGCTGGACACCATTCAGCAGCACCAGGCCTTCCTGTCCAG CCTCCATGCCAGTGTGCTGAGGACCGAGCCCCACGCGTATCGCTCGGGCAGCTCCACCATGCTGGATGGCACAGGGGCGCCAGGCAGGTTTGACTTTGAGATCACCGACCTCTTCCTCTTCGGGTGCCCTCTGGGGCTGGTCCTGGCCTTGAGGAAGACCGTCATCCCAGCCCTAGATG TTTTCCAGCTGCGGCCGGCCTGCCAGCAGGTCTACAACCTTTTCCACCCCGCTGACCCTTCTGCCTCCCGCCTGGAACCACTTCTGGAGCGGCGCTTCCATGCTCTGCCGCCCTTCAGCATCCCCCGCTACCAGCGCTACCCGCTGGGGGATGGCTGCTCCACGCTGCTAG TCGAGACCGTGCAGAGAAACCCCGAGCTGGTGCTGGAGGGCGGCCCCCTGGGCCCTCTCCTGCATGGGGACAGCTTCCTGGAAACCAGTATCCCTGTTCCCGCGCCTACCTGGCAAGACGGGCCCCGCCCGAGCCCGGGCTGTGCTGAGT CAGACACGCTCCAGACCCACAACACGGTCTTCCAAGAGCATGCAGCCCCCTCCTCGCCTGGAACGGCTCCTACCAGCCGTGGCTTCCGCAGAGCCAGTGAGATCAGCATTGCCAGCCAGGTGTCAGGCATGGCGGAGAGCTACACGGCGTCCAGCATCGCTCAGA AGGTCCCTGTGTCACTCAGCCACACCCCCAGTGTCAGACGCCTGTCCCTGCTCGCCCTGCCCCATCCCTGCCCTGctacccccagcccccaccctcctGCCAGGAAGGCAAGGCCTGGTCTGGAGAGGGCCCCTTGCCCCCCTGGCCTGGACATCGGACAAG TTGCTGCAAAGTGGTGGGGCCAGAAGCGGATTGACTATGCCCTGTACTGTCCTGACGCGCTCACGGCTTTCCCTACGGTGGCCCTGCCTCACCTCTTCCACGCCAGCTACTGGGAGTCAACGGACGTGGTCTCCTTTCTACTGAGACAG GTCATGAGGCACGACAACTCTAGCATCTTGGAGCTGGATGGCAGGGAAGTATCAGTGTTCACCCCCTCAAAGCCACGGGAGAAATGGCAACGCAAGAGGACCCATGTGAAGCTGCGG aatGTCACCGCCAACCACCGGATCAATGATGCTATCGCCAATGAGGACGGCCCACAGGTTCTGACCGGACGGTTTATGTATGGGCCCCTGGACATGGTCACCCTGACTGGGGAGAAG GTGGACGTACATATCATGATGCAGCCGCCCTCAGGCGAGTGGCTCTACTTGGACACACTGGTGACCAACAGCAGTGGGCGTGTCTCCTACACCATCCCTGAGACACACCGCCTGGGTGTGGGTGTCTACCCCATCAAGATGGTGGTCAG GGGAGACCACACATTTGCTGACAGCTACATCACGGTGCTGCCCAAGGGCACAGAGTTTGTGGTCTTCAGCATTGATGGTTCCTTTGCCGCCAGCGTGTCCATCATGGGCAGTGACCCCAAGGTGCGGGCCGGGGCTGTGGACGTGGTGCG GCACTGGCAGGACCTGGGCTACCTCATCATCTATGTGACGGGCCGGCCTGACATGCAGAAGCAGCGAGTGGTGGCATGGCTGGCCCAGCACAACTTCCCCCACGGTGTGGTGTCCTTCTGTGACGGCCTAGTGCATGACCCGCTACGGCACAAGGCTAACTTCCTGAAGTTGCTTATCTCTGAG TTGCACCTGCGTGTGCATGCGGCCTACGGTTCCACCAAGGACGTGGCGGTCTACAGCTCCATCAGCCTGTCCCCCATGCAGATCTACATCGTGGGCCGGCCCACCAAGAAGCTGCAGCAGCAGTGCCAG TTCATCACGGACGGTTATGCAGCCCACCTGGCCCAGCTGAAGTACAATCACCGAGCACGGCCAGCCCGCAACACAACCACCCGCATGGCACTGCGCAAGGGCAGCTTTGGACTGCCTGGTCAGGGGGACTTCCTGCGCTCCCGGAACCACCTGCTCCGCACCATCTCAGCCCAGCCCAGCGGGCCCAGCCACCGGCATGAGCGGACACAGAGCCAGGCAGACGGCGAGCAGCGGGGCCAACGCAGCATGAGCATGGCAGCTGGCTGCTGGGGCCGTGCCATGACCGGCCGCCTGGAGTCAGGGACAGTCACGGGCCCCAAGTAG